The window CGGGAGTGTAGATCATGTCGCCCCCTACCGACTTCACCACGTCGCTGCGGCCGCAGAAGCCCCGCTGGCAGAGCTGAGAGCGGACGCAGCGCTCCACGTGTCGTCGGGTCAACGGCAGGAAGGGAACGAAGCGGGTGATGAGCTTCTGCTGGATGATGTTGGAGTGGAAGAACCCACCTGGAGAGAGAAACTCACTTCAGTTCTGACTGTTTGATCCAAAGAACAAAGACAAGTTCATgtttcatctgtgtgttttctgcaccGCTGCAGTGCACAGAGCAGGTTTACCAAAACATTATTATACACTAGATGTTaaatatctattttatttttcttacttctTAAAAAGCCTCCTTGTGAAAAAAAGTTACCagtattcttcttcttctttaacaAACAACACAGTTTCTGGTTAAATCAGGCTGACAGGGGAGCTGCTGAGCTTCTCAGCTAATggtaataataaatataacatataCTAAATattacagaagaagaagaaggaagaaggcagaagaagaaggaagaaggcagaagaagaaggaagaaggcaaaagaagaagaaggaagaaggcagaagaaggaagaaggcagaagaaggaagaaggcagaagaaggaagaaggcaaaagaagaagaaggaagaaggcagaagaaggaagaaggcagAATAAGGAAGAaggcaaaagaagaagaaggaagaaggcagaagaaggaagaaggaagaaggcagaagaagaaggaagaaggcagaagaagaagaaggaagaaggcagaagaagaagaaggcagaagaagaagaaggcagaagatgaaggaagaaggcagaagaagaagaaggaagaaggcagaagaagaagaaggcagaagaagaagaaggaagaaggcagaagaagaaggaagaaggcagaagaagaagaaggaagaaggcagaagaagaagaaggcagaagaagaagaaggcagaagatgaaggaagaaggcagaagaagaagaaggaagaaggcagaagaagaagaaggcagaagaagaagaaggaagaaggcagaagaagaaggaagaaggcagaagaagaagaaggaagaaggcagaagaagaagaaggcagaagaagaagaaggcagaagatgaaggaagaaggcagaagatgaaggaagaaggcagaagatgaaggaagaaggcagaagaaggaagaaggcagaagaagaagaaggaagaaggcagaagaagaagaaggaagaaggcagaagaagaaggaagaaggcagaagaagaaggaagaaggcagaagaagaaggaagaaggcagaagaagaagaaggaagaaggcagaagaagaagaaggaagaaggcagaagaagaagaaggcagaagaagaaggaggaagaaggcagaagaagaagaaggcagaagaagaagaaggcagaagatgaaggaagaaggcagaagatgaaggaagaaggcagaagatgaaggaagaaggcagaagaaggaagaaggcagaagaagaagaaggaagaaggcagaagaagaagaaggaagaaggcagaagaagaaggaagaaggcagaagaagaaggaagaaggcagaagaagaaggaagaaggcagaagaagaagaaggaagaaggcagaagaagaagaaggaagaaggcagaagaagaagaaggcagaagaagaTGTTCAACCAAGGAGCTGTCTTTCTAGGGTAGCAACAAGATATAAGATACTATCTAACAACagcataaaaagtaaaaaaacaacaataatttcAACATAAAGGCATAAAAACTATTGATGTGATAACTTGACAAGGCTTTAACTATTTTCTTGGGCCGAACATGATACAGAAATCTGTAACAAACTGaatattcatttgtttgtttgtacactgtaaatcataaatacaaacattttaaaaagcttttccAAATGTATGAAAAGAGAAGAGACTACATGGTAATAAGTATAAGTCACTGAAAAACAAGGTAAAAACCTCTTGTGACGTAATAAACATGCCCTTAAATGTTCAGTAACGAAGGAATCTTActtgtgctgctgttgtaaACCGTCTGTGCGATGGCGTCCTGCAGGTCGGCCAGCTGGATCTCCTCTCTGTCCCGTCCAGCCTGCCGGTGCTCCAGAACCAGTTTGTTGATCACCTCCTCCCCCGCGGTGCTGcaggggaaaaaacacacacacaaaacacacattcagagtCAAAGTCAACACTTACCGACTGTTTTCATGAAAACTTCCTGTTGAAGCGTCTCTGGGAGAGAAATTTAACAACTACCTGCACATTCAGTTTAGATTAAATGTCAGCTAGCTTGTCAAAAACTTGCTTTTTAGATAAATTTCAGTTGATTTTCGAAAGACGAGGAGCTGAAAGTATCACAACTTTATTCTATATTAGAGTGAACTCTGTCTTTAGTTTCTAAAGTTgatatcattaataataatttgaatttcTAGCCAGACGGTGAATTTTGGAGCAGCTGCAGAGCACATTTTTAagctgacgtgtgtgtgtgtgtgtgtgtgtgtatttttgtgtgtaccTGATGAAGACATAGATAGCCTTGCGGTAGTTGGTGCGAAACACAACGTGGGAGGGACCCAGGAAGGGCTCCAGGACATCGACGAGGCCTGGAGGCATCTTATCCATCTCGTCGAAGATGAAGACCGAGCGAGCGCAGTCCGTCAGGTTCCCCTGCACCCAACTCTTCAACTCCTCCTGCAGCGGCAGAGCAGAGGATGTGATCGCTCATAACAACTGCAAGAAGCGATTAAATCAAGATGGAAGCACACTGGCACACAGCAAGCGCTCTCTAACTCACCCTGTACTCGTCCACCCGGTTGGGTAAAGGGAAGTGCAGCGTGGGGATGAACTGGTGGACGTACGGGCTGCTCATCGCTGAGCCGTACAGATGATTTCCCAGCATGGAGCTGACCAGCGTCTTCCCCGTCCCGGAGGAGCCGTGGAAGGACAGCACCAGGGGCCGGTCTGggcttttattctgaaggaATTTGGCCACTTCCTCTGACACGATGTCCTGAGCCAGATGTTGTCCGTAAACATTCTTGTAGAGGTCCCACTCCAGGTCTGGTtgacaggaaagaaaaacacatgtgaTGTTACTGTTACCTAACTGGCTAAAAGTAATATATCACATGACTTGGCATTAATTTCTGATGTATGACACGACAGTAAAGTGTTGTCATTAATTTACTGACCCAAAGAGTGAAACCTTCTGCTCTCTTAAAGCTTTATTGAGGATTAAATCACctgtttattaatgactgatgacgtgtttatgaatgaatgaatagctTGTGGTCAAAGGTTTGCTATGAAGGCTGATTGCAGGTCAGAGTATGAACAGTGTGTGACGGCCAAGGTTTGattcttaaattaaaaaaagaaaagaccaaAGCGCAGACGGCCATAAACTGAACAGCAAcactgaaaaacaggaaaaaggaaaagagtcTGTATAGAAGTGATGAATTGTTGATAATTACAGAGTAATTATAACCAGACTGCTGAGAGATTGGCaccaaaaacagcaaacaagatAAAGAACCAAGTGATGTGATAAAATCAGTCTCACTTTGAGGTCTGGGTGAGAGCATTAGGCTTCCCTCAAGACAGCTGGAacaattaaaaaagaatatggaaaaaaaggaagagggagataaaaagaaagcagaagagatgtaaaataaagagagaaagaagttcAGTCCGTTTACTGGAGATTGGAAAGCATTTACGCTGTAGCAGGAAGAGGTAAATAAAAGAGAGATATGTAGAAGCAGCGAAGCAAAAAGCAACAGCAGTAGGTCAGAGAGCAGCTTCTACCCAGTCTGTGCAGGGTCTCAAAACAGATACATGGGATCCTGATGTAGACGCGGCTCCGCCATGACGGCTTCAACCACTAAACAACCCTcacgaagaagaagaggaagaagaagaagaagaagaaggcagcCACAATCCTCCATCCTACCACAGTCCTGGCATCTAtcctgacccccccccccccccccccccccccacagcaCCGCCAGCGCAGCTCAGCCCAGGACAAGGATCGCCATATACGCAGACTAGAGGCAAGACACGAGCTGATCCTCATCCCACAGAcccagagagagatgaggaacaGGAGAGGAGCGGTATCTTCTTCATGGTGGAATGTGTTCTCCCTCCTGATTGTGTGTTCAGACCACAGAAACATGGTACCAGTGGGTGATTTCCAGTACTGGTTTTGCCTTCCTCTTAAAAGGAAAGACGTACACCTGGACTAGATTAGGGGTACTGTCAGCAATCTTCTCTGCAGCATTGGCAGAAAACCTATCAGGGTTAAGTCCACTAGGGGGGAGCACACTCTTACAGTATGACTGATGACTTAATGATCTGCTCACCAACAGAAGAAGCCTGTGAAAATTATACAATCCTTGcaacatataatataaaaataatatgatGACGGTCACCGACTTAGTCTGAGCTTTCTGGGGAGTGATCACagaacaaatcaaaacaaagggGTAAAAAGAGCAGGTTATTGAGGACCACATGAGACACTAAAAGCAGAACCACTTCCCCCCACGCTTCCTCAAGGTCCACACAATTAACAAAGACTCTGTATCAACAGGAAAATGCGGCAAATTGCGTCGCTAACCATTTCCTCTTTATAGAtgctgagcacacacacacaaccacagctGGAACACCGACAGCAACACCAGATGAGAACATCAGGAGGATATCTGACAGGTCCAAATGATCTGTTTCCCTTCTATATTGATACATGTGTCAAAGGTCGAACGCTGACAGAAACGAAAGGCTTTTGTGAAAGATGTCTAATCTATGCAAATCAATTTGGGAATTAACCTATAACAACACTGTGCCAACCAACTACAGAGTGGAGGGGTAGTAGAGTGAAAATAGCactctcaaacaaacaaacacaaaaaaaacttgcttCACACATATGAGCATCTGATCCAGAAATAATCTAAGACCTTTTGACATCCTGTTTGTCAGACCAGTGAACACAAGTACTGGACCAGCTAATAGACAGCTCCCTGGCACAGATGTCAGACAGATGTGAACTGTGATGTGGCTTAAAGTCTATGACATGAAAGATATCATATTTTGTTCAAATACGCATATATCCATACTTATTTATAGGGGTTTATTATTTGATGCTCTGTGCTAATACAGAAAGTTGTTTTGAGTGAGAACACAGCAGAATAGGAGCATGAATTTGTTGTTTAGCAAATAGAAACACAGGTTTAGTGTTTGTGTCACTTTCACAAGCCTTTTCTGTCCAACACTGCATCAAAATAACGGAGGAAAACTGTAAAAGCGATGAGAGCAGCCTGTTTTTCTAGCTAGCATAACAGTAACCTGACAGATTAGCTAGCAGAGCACACACTAAACTAAAATACCAGTTAACTAACACTTTCTACACTGGAACAAAACATATCACTGGTGTCTAAGCTACCTGGAAAACTACATATTACGTTGGTTTTACCTTTTCATCCCGGCTAGCTGGCTAACAAGAAGCAGCTGCCGTTAGTTTAAGTTAGCTAGCCCGGACACAAACATAACGTCTTACCTCTGATATTCGGCTTAAAGTCGCAGTCGCAGTTGTCAGATATTGTGCAGTAAAGTctctgaaaaacacagcagaccgggttaaaaagacataaaagcagcacagacaggATGGCCAACATTTTGGCTGCCTGCTGGCAGACAGAAACCCCTGAGCGGACCGTCTGCTAACGATGACTGATAGCCAATTTGTAGTTTTACTACTAACAGGATGTCGTCGCGTAACACGCAACGAAGTGACGGAGaggactacatttcccagaaggCACCTTCTGTGCCTTCTGTGTCCTACGCTATGGGGCGTAGGACACGTTGGAGGATCACAGTCCAGAAAGCACAGAGATAAATAAAGCATCTGGAAAAAATTATACAATGTAATTATATGTTTTACAgctgtattaaaaaaatatattatcttattagaaatatattcaaatttgaatgtttttatatgtttaaaaatatgtctgacactgtagaatagaatagaaaccTAATGCTTGGAAAcagattttatattatttaaaaatcaaacagaaaaaataaatgtgcagACACTATAAACATGTATATTTGCAGTGGACTGATCTGAAATAGTGTATATCAGTAAAATACAGTAGAATAAACCAGCATAGAATATGTAATTTATACAGCAGAGGGTGCTATTAATGTGAAAATGGAATATTATGGAGCCATGGTGCAAGTCTGATGTTTGAGTTTTAATACATCATCATCTTCTGAGCATGAAAAAGATGACTATACTCTTCAGAGAGATTTAGGTTTGATCTCCAGGGGAAGTTGGTATTGATTTGTTTGTAACATCACAACATCCTCTGCGTCAGTTTATGACCTCACATTTCATCACACCTCGAAAGAAACAGGGAAAATCCCAAATTTCTTCAAACAAGTGTAAGATCAGTgtaaatattttccttttgaCGGTGTGCAGCGTGAGTcaggtttcatttcaaatgttttcctcAGTGGACGCTGAGAAATAAGCATCAGACATTTAAACTGTCTTTGAGAgtgatgtaaacatgttttatttacatgtcaCATAAATATTACATCATGTTAATACTGTGTAAGGTGTTAGAAATGTTTGGTACCTTCACTGACTTCATTCCATGTCACACTCCAATGACAATAATCATAATAAGAGTTATGTGTGATAAGTTTTTATTATGAAGGACACAATGAGAGAGAACAAGAAGTGAACATTAAATGAACTAATCACAGCATCACTAAGCTCATCTAAGgttacattaaatattcactTGAAATTAGGAAATCCTAATGATTAACACATAATGATAACCATAATACAAATATGGAAATGTAGATACAATGTTATTCTGCTCAGCTGTTATTGCGTTTTACAATTTGACATACAGTTCAGTACATTTGTACCTCTCAGGAAGGTCCAGCCTTCGGgtagacataaaaacatatttctatatattacattaaaacaacaatgaGTTACCGTGCTGAGGCACAGCCTCTCTTATcatcaaaatacatttcattcatcCTGCAAAAGACAATGTGACTGTACCATGACAGCACTGAACCCGGCGCAGTAGCTACTGTCCATTTCACTGATatcttttcttcacattttggTCCTCTGTCAGACAAATGTCCACTTGTAagacatttacatatatatactcatatattctgtaaaagtTACTGACAGGAGAACACACTGATTTCTGACTCTGGCACTGGTGCTTTGAAACAAGACCTCAGTTAAGCACACAGAGTAGTCAATGAGAACAAACCAACCACTTTGGTTCctcagaaaaaaatccaaatgaaCACCAAAGCAGCGGCTGTAAACCTGTAATGCTGTATATTTTGCAGTTTCTTAGTCCCTCCACAGTGCTGTAGTACCTCCTGCTCCCCCGTACCGTCACCATCCTCGAACCTACTGACTTATCCCAGAAACTATCCTCAGCTTCAAAAGATGCTGCTGTTAGTAGTTAACCATTACATTAGGATGGACAAATCTGAAGCAAACATCCTGATGAAGTGCTTTTGAGTGGCTGAATCCAGATGTGCGCCCTCCAGACTCGTAGACTCCCAAACTTTTGTTGTACGTTCTGTGACGTGTTCATCGTCATCACATCAAGTATCTGAAGGTGATGAATCAAAACTCCTGACCATGTAAcccattttaaagatttttttctgaatgcTTTTTGATGATACAGCCTGgtattaaagatcccctccagacatgttctacaacatataaaaatgctctgctttgaataataatttgtgtctgaaatgGTTTCTCCACAAATAAGTTCAATCAAggacatctcctccttctccctcattaaacatccagaatctgtgaaaatataaacattgtTGATctctaaagttttcctgctggacaccagatgtctcctccttcactgtaaagttcattctcagtgtttgtgcaactggaggcttcaagtttccacatcacacttgtataagttacatactggaccacgattggctacaaacttgttgtgatgtcacaaatcctgctcgtaggttgacgtgttaaactgagatttaaggtgaactcagagaaactttcctccttcagaagatgaatgtgaaaacaaactctgcacatacatcattctgcacagagaagaagaacaaacatccaactgaaggaacaagaagacaaacatgtttttgagtggaggaggactttaacaGTTTATGCAATATAAACCTCATTATTGTGGTTTAAAAACTGTTTGCAAACAGTAGACTTCCTGTTCTGCTtatactttttttcattcatttcattttcattaacatcatttttttgcttgttttctgtatttaaagTTTCCTCGGGTTACATGAAAGGCGcttaaaatcaaatgtaatattattattattattatgactcCAACATTTATGTCCTTGCTGTGAATTATGGGTAATCTAAGTGAGGTCTGCAGTCCAAGCGGACTCTCTGGAAGTCCACTTGAGGCCTGCTTCACAGGAATGCACCCGTTAAGTCTGCTAATCCGGAGAAGTttggacatttggattcagcctcAGCTCAAACTCTAACCCTAGAGGCAaaggtgacctctgacctctgacctctgtgaaGAAAACACAGGCCAAAAAGGTCA of the Thunnus maccoyii chromosome 9, fThuMac1.1, whole genome shotgun sequence genome contains:
- the tor2a gene encoding prosalusin produces the protein MLAILSVLLLCLFNPVCCVFQRLYCTISDNCDCDFKPNIRDLEWDLYKNVYGQHLAQDIVSEEVAKFLQNKSPDRPLVLSFHGSSGTGKTLVSSMLGNHLYGSAMSSPYVHQFIPTLHFPLPNRVDEYREELKSWVQGNLTDCARSVFIFDEMDKMPPGLVDVLEPFLGPSHVVFRTNYRKAIYVFISTAGEEVINKLVLEHRQAGRDREEIQLADLQDAIAQTVYNSSTSGFFHSNIIQQKLITRFVPFLPLTRRHVERCVRSQLCQRGFCGRSDVVKSVGGDMIYTPVQGQYFSTTGCKAVPAKINFFL